Proteins encoded within one genomic window of uncultured Draconibacterium sp.:
- the pdxA gene encoding 4-hydroxythreonine-4-phosphate dehydrogenase PdxA: MAKQDTIRIGITHGDINGIGYEVILKTLSDPRILEMCTPVVYGSPKVAAYHRKTLDINDVSFNHIRNTKELLHRKANIINCVDENIRVELGKSTTEAGVSSFDALDRATSDLQKGYIDALITAPINKDNIQSEEFNFPGHTEFLAQKFDTKDYAMLMVSESLKIGVVTTHIPISKVAESLNKEIILSKIRIIAKSLQQDFAITKPRIAVFGLNPHAGDNGLIGKEDKEIILPAVIQAKKEGIMAFGPYPADGFFGSEDYRKFDAILAMYHDQGLIPFKLASFERGVNYTAGLPVIRTSPAHGTAYAIAGEGKASPESFRQALYLAIDVYKNRSIYSEISKNPLRKYDINPNQVDESVDIEASEEEDTL; this comes from the coding sequence ATGGCAAAACAAGATACAATACGCATTGGAATTACTCACGGCGATATAAACGGAATTGGATATGAAGTTATTTTAAAAACACTTTCCGATCCGCGAATTCTGGAAATGTGCACACCGGTTGTTTATGGCTCTCCAAAAGTAGCAGCCTACCACCGTAAAACACTAGATATAAACGATGTAAGCTTCAACCACATTCGAAACACCAAAGAATTATTACACAGAAAAGCAAACATCATAAATTGTGTTGATGAAAATATTCGTGTGGAATTGGGAAAATCAACCACCGAAGCCGGAGTTTCATCTTTTGATGCACTCGACCGTGCTACCAGCGATCTTCAAAAAGGTTATATCGATGCACTGATCACTGCACCGATTAACAAAGACAATATTCAAAGTGAAGAATTTAACTTTCCGGGACATACAGAATTCCTGGCACAAAAATTCGACACAAAAGACTATGCCATGTTAATGGTGAGCGAATCGTTGAAAATTGGTGTGGTAACAACACACATTCCAATTTCAAAAGTGGCTGAAAGTTTGAATAAAGAAATAATTCTTTCAAAGATCAGGATTATTGCCAAATCGCTTCAGCAAGACTTTGCCATTACCAAACCGCGAATTGCCGTTTTTGGATTGAATCCGCATGCCGGCGACAATGGTTTAATTGGCAAAGAAGACAAAGAAATAATTCTTCCGGCCGTTATACAGGCTAAAAAAGAAGGCATTATGGCATTTGGACCATATCCTGCTGATGGGTTCTTCGGATCGGAAGATTACCGGAAATTTGATGCCATCCTGGCCATGTATCACGATCAGGGATTAATTCCTTTTAAACTGGCCTCGTTTGAGCGTGGCGTAAACTACACTGCCGGATTACCGGTAATCCGCACATCGCCGGCTCACGGTACCGCATACGCAATTGCCGGAGAAGGAAAAGCATCACCCGAATCTTTCCGCCAGGCTTTGTACCTTGCCATTGATGTTTATAAAAACCGAAGTATTTACAGCGAGATCAGTAAAAACCCGCTGAGAAAATATGATATTAACCCAAACCAGGTTGATGAAAGTGTTGATATTGAAGCATCAGAAGAGGAAGACACATTATAA
- the ruvA gene encoding Holliday junction branch migration protein RuvA, which translates to MYEFIKGNIAEISATNVVVETSGVGYFVHISLNTYSALNGKKEVKVFLHQVVREDAHTLYGFATTNERELFRNLISVNGVGANTAIMMLSSLNPDELKAAVTTENVAVLKAVKGIGAKTAQRIIIDLKDKLGKIPDSGQILPAADNTIRNESLSALVMLGFVKKDAEKIVSKILQEQPDANVESVIKQALKRL; encoded by the coding sequence ATGTACGAATTCATTAAGGGTAACATTGCCGAAATAAGCGCAACAAATGTTGTGGTAGAAACTTCCGGTGTTGGCTACTTCGTTCATATTTCATTGAACACTTACAGCGCACTAAACGGGAAAAAGGAAGTGAAAGTTTTTCTTCACCAGGTAGTTCGCGAAGATGCACATACATTGTATGGTTTTGCCACCACCAACGAACGTGAATTATTTCGCAATCTGATTTCGGTAAACGGAGTTGGTGCCAACACGGCAATTATGATGCTTTCGTCGTTAAATCCTGATGAATTAAAAGCCGCTGTAACAACCGAAAATGTTGCCGTACTCAAAGCTGTAAAAGGTATCGGAGCAAAAACTGCACAACGTATCATAATCGACCTAAAAGATAAACTCGGAAAAATTCCCGATTCGGGGCAAATTTTACCTGCTGCAGACAATACTATCAGGAATGAATCGTTATCTGCATTAGTCATGCTTGGTTTTGTGAAGAAAGATGCTGAAAAGATAGTATCGAAGATACTTCAAGAGCAACCTGACGCAAATGTTGAGAGCGTAATAAAACAAGCATTGAAAAGGTTATAA